In Geminocystis sp. NIES-3709, a single genomic region encodes these proteins:
- the rimP gene encoding ribosome maturation factor RimP → MTHPLTPNITEIAESIAQELNLEIVNLIFQANKNPPVLRIDIRNLSGDTSLDNCEKMSRLLEETLDAKDIIPSAYMLEISSPGIGNNLTTDREFISFKGFPVIVETNTEYKKHTQWQGNLQGRDEKAIHINCKGKMIAIPRDIVKQVQLENKE, encoded by the coding sequence ATGACTCATCCTCTGACACCGAATATCACTGAAATAGCCGAATCCATCGCCCAAGAATTAAACCTAGAAATAGTTAATTTAATATTTCAAGCAAACAAAAATCCTCCCGTGTTAAGGATTGATATTCGCAACCTATCAGGGGATACCAGTCTTGATAACTGTGAAAAAATGAGTCGCCTATTAGAAGAAACCCTCGATGCAAAAGATATTATTCCCTCTGCTTATATGTTAGAAATTTCGAGTCCGGGCATTGGAAACAATCTTACTACTGATCGAGAATTTATCAGTTTTAAGGGCTTTCCCGTCATTGTGGAAACGAATACGGAATATAAAAAACACACTCAATGGCAAGGAAATCTTCAAGGTAGAGACGAAAAAGCAATACACATCAACTGTAAAGGCAAAATGATAGCCATTCCTAGAGACATTGTTAAACAAGTTCAACTGGAGAACAAAGAATAA
- a CDS encoding transposase, whose amino-acid sequence MFYSRSLTDQEWEIIKPLLLQKKLTRPLKWSKRQILDGILTQKRL is encoded by the coding sequence ATGTTTTACTCCCGTAGTCTAACAGATCAAGAATGGGAAATCATTAAACCCCTCTTGCTACAAAAGAAACTAACCCGTCCCCTCAAATGGTCTAAAAGACAAATTTTGGATGGTATTTTGACTCAAAAACGGTTGTAA
- the nusA gene encoding transcription termination factor NusA, whose protein sequence is MSIVKLPGLKMLIEEISQSHNLPRNSVQEALREALFKGYERFRRSKHPQPFLEEYFDNFRVELDIDEEGFRVLALKMVTENVEDTDHQIPLAEVREFNEDVELGNEVLVDVTPEQKDFGRMAAIQTKQVLQQKLRDQQRAIIQAEFKELEGAVLTAKVLRFEGKSVIMTLQSAYGRPEVEAELPFHEQISSDNYRANASFKVYLKKVREGSQRGPQLVVSRADAGLVVYLFANEVPELEDGVVRIVAIAREANPTNPNISARTKIAVDTLERDVDPVGSCIGARGSRIQAVVNELKGEKIDVIRWSPDPGTYIANALSPAQIDLVKLLNPEERQSLVVVPDNHLSLAIGKEGQNVRLAARLTGWKIDIKRKSQYLDEESE, encoded by the coding sequence ATGAGTATCGTTAAATTACCCGGTTTAAAAATGCTGATTGAAGAAATCAGTCAAAGTCATAACTTACCCAGAAATTCTGTTCAGGAAGCTCTAAGAGAAGCACTATTTAAAGGCTATGAGCGTTTTCGCCGTTCTAAACATCCTCAACCTTTTCTCGAAGAATATTTCGATAATTTTCGGGTAGAGTTAGATATAGATGAAGAAGGGTTTAGAGTTTTAGCTCTGAAAATGGTCACAGAAAATGTAGAAGATACAGATCATCAAATACCCTTAGCAGAAGTAAGAGAGTTTAATGAAGATGTTGAACTTGGTAATGAGGTTTTAGTTGATGTCACTCCCGAACAAAAAGACTTCGGACGTATGGCGGCTATTCAAACTAAACAAGTATTGCAACAGAAACTTAGAGATCAACAAAGAGCTATTATTCAAGCGGAATTTAAAGAGTTAGAAGGAGCAGTTTTAACCGCTAAAGTGCTTCGTTTTGAGGGAAAATCTGTTATTATGACCCTTCAAAGTGCTTACGGAAGACCAGAAGTTGAAGCAGAATTGCCTTTCCATGAACAAATCAGCAGTGACAATTATCGAGCAAATGCCTCTTTTAAAGTTTATCTGAAAAAAGTACGAGAAGGTTCTCAAAGAGGCCCTCAATTAGTTGTTTCCCGTGCAGATGCTGGTTTAGTCGTTTATCTTTTTGCCAATGAAGTTCCAGAATTAGAAGATGGTGTTGTTAGAATTGTGGCGATCGCAAGGGAAGCAAATCCCACAAACCCCAATATTTCAGCCCGGACTAAAATTGCCGTGGACACTTTAGAAAGAGATGTTGATCCTGTAGGATCTTGTATTGGAGCAAGAGGTTCTCGTATTCAAGCAGTAGTTAATGAGTTAAAAGGAGAAAAAATAGACGTAATTCGTTGGTCGCCTGATCCGGGTACTTATATTGCCAATGCTTTAAGCCCCGCTCAAATTGATTTGGTGAAACTTCTTAACCCTGAAGAAAGACAGTCTTTAGTGGTAGTGCCTGACAACCATTTAAGTCTAGCCATCGGTAAAGAAGGACAAAATGTTCGTCTAGCCGCTCGTTTGACAGGATGGAAAATAGATATAAAACGTAAGTCACAATATCTTGATGAAGAATCCGAATAA
- a CDS encoding YlxR family protein has translation MKNPNKQTNYRRCISCHLINDRTNFWRIVKNHPDNNITLDVGMGRSAYLCPQYQCLNLAQKKKRLSRVLKIDVPSEIYQQLWQKLEQTKSQT, from the coding sequence ATGAAGAATCCGAATAAACAAACCAATTATCGTCGTTGTATTAGTTGTCATCTCATCAACGATCGGACAAACTTTTGGAGAATTGTTAAAAACCATCCTGATAATAATATTACTTTGGATGTTGGTATGGGTCGATCGGCTTATCTTTGTCCTCAATACCAATGTCTGAATTTAGCCCAGAAAAAAAAGCGTTTATCTAGGGTATTAAAAATTGATGTTCCATCAGAAATTTATCAACAATTGTGGCAAAAACTAGAACAAACTAAATCTCAAACCTAA